The following are from one region of the Methanospirillum hungatei genome:
- a CDS encoding 4Fe-4S dicluster domain-containing protein, with translation MKLEIDESRCKGCNLCTMVCPYKIYRPGSRPNRRGIYVPELDRPERCPNCRLQELYGRRLCGVCALICPDQAIRWVPEKPYEPMKVVIEY, from the coding sequence ATGAAACTCGAGATTGACGAATCCCGGTGCAAAGGATGCAACCTGTGTACCATGGTCTGTCCGTATAAAATTTACAGGCCGGGGAGTCGTCCAAACCGGAGGGGGATATACGTTCCTGAACTGGATCGGCCGGAACGATGCCCAAATTGCCGACTCCAGGAGTTATATGGACGAAGATTATGTGGCGTGTGTGCGCTGATTTGTCCAGACCAGGCAATACGGTGGGTGCCTGAAAAACCCTATGAACCAATGAAAGTGGTGATTGAGTATTAG
- a CDS encoding 2-oxoacid:acceptor oxidoreductase subunit alpha, translating into MQGNIACAEGALAAGCNFFAGYPITPSTEVAEHMASRMPKMKGSCYIQMEDEIASMAAIIGAAWTGARSMTATSGPGFSLMMENIGYAVMTETPCVLVNIQRGGPSTGQPTMGAQGDMMQVRFGSHGDYSTIALCPSCVQECFDLTAKAFNLADRFRTPVFLMGDEVIGHMREKIEIPDSVEIIRPKPMPENSLPFSPGTDGIPGFAAFGTGRHIPVTGLTHDERGYPDTTNSVRHDSLVRRLVSKIEDARHEIADYTIVNEDAEYIFVCYGAPVRTVREVVERKKVPNTGYLQLRIVWPFPEDLLSRFPHVKAFIVPEMNLGMISREIGRHVHVPVIPLGKIGGELHTPEELIDAVRIAGGSS; encoded by the coding sequence ATGCAAGGGAATATTGCATGTGCAGAAGGAGCCCTCGCAGCAGGATGTAATTTTTTTGCCGGATATCCCATTACTCCCTCAACTGAAGTTGCTGAGCATATGGCATCGCGTATGCCAAAAATGAAGGGTTCCTGCTATATTCAGATGGAAGATGAAATTGCTTCCATGGCGGCGATTATTGGGGCTGCATGGACTGGTGCACGTTCCATGACTGCAACTTCAGGTCCGGGTTTCTCACTCATGATGGAGAATATCGGGTATGCAGTTATGACTGAAACTCCCTGCGTCCTTGTCAATATTCAGCGGGGAGGGCCTTCAACCGGACAACCGACCATGGGAGCACAAGGTGATATGATGCAGGTGAGATTTGGTTCTCACGGAGATTATAGCACCATAGCCCTCTGTCCATCCTGTGTTCAGGAATGTTTTGATCTCACTGCAAAGGCCTTTAACCTGGCTGACCGATTCAGAACGCCGGTTTTCCTGATGGGTGATGAGGTGATTGGACATATGCGGGAGAAGATTGAGATCCCGGATTCGGTGGAAATCATCCGCCCGAAACCGATGCCTGAAAATTCACTCCCATTTTCACCAGGAACAGACGGAATTCCAGGATTTGCAGCATTTGGTACCGGACGGCATATCCCCGTCACTGGCCTTACTCATGATGAACGAGGGTATCCTGATACAACAAACTCTGTCAGACATGATTCATTGGTTCGGAGACTTGTTTCAAAGATAGAAGATGCACGACATGAGATAGCAGACTACACCATCGTCAATGAAGATGCAGAATATATTTTTGTCTGTTATGGTGCACCTGTCAGAACGGTTCGCGAAGTAGTTGAAAGAAAGAAGGTACCAAATACGGGGTATCTGCAACTTCGGATAGTCTGGCCGTTTCCCGAAGATTTACTCAGCCGCTTCCCTCATGTGAAGGCATTTATCGTTCCTGAGATGAACCTTGGAATGATATCCCGGGAAATTGGCAGGCATGTTCATGTTCCAGTGATCCCGCTTGGTAAGATTGGTGGGGAACTGCATACCCCTGAAGAACTCATCGATGCTGTAAGGATTGCTGGAGGATCATCATGA
- a CDS encoding succinate--CoA ligase subunit beta codes for MKLKEYEAKDLLNKAGIRIPCGLHVKKGEEFIVTPDIKEAVVKAQVEVAGRGKAGGILMAEYAKIQEVADQLFGATIKGVPVEEILIEEKLQIQHEYYLSITIDRSQKAPVILFTTEGGVDIEEVAQKNPDAIRKVTVFPLLSSVPGYSLRYLLSGAPKEIGPVIQKLYSVFMAQDALLAEINPLVMTPEGLYAADAKLILDDNALARHGISENRDLSERERLAAAHGFSFVELNGNIGVIGNGAGLTMATVDLINRMGGKPANFLDVGGGADRVRVAHAVRLLGSMPDVTVIIVNLLGGITRCDEVAAGIIEAGVSQQIIVRLAGTNEVEGKALLSSKGYRMLDTMEEAVHIAVEAAS; via the coding sequence ATGAAACTGAAAGAGTACGAGGCAAAGGATCTGTTAAACAAAGCAGGGATCAGGATTCCCTGTGGGTTACATGTAAAAAAAGGAGAAGAGTTCATTGTCACTCCTGATATAAAGGAAGCAGTGGTGAAAGCCCAGGTCGAGGTTGCTGGCCGGGGAAAAGCCGGAGGCATCCTTATGGCTGAGTATGCGAAGATCCAGGAAGTAGCAGATCAGCTTTTTGGTGCTACCATAAAGGGAGTTCCGGTTGAGGAGATTCTCATTGAGGAAAAACTTCAGATTCAACATGAATATTATCTTTCTATTACAATCGACCGCTCCCAAAAAGCTCCAGTGATTCTGTTTACAACAGAAGGTGGTGTAGATATCGAAGAGGTAGCACAAAAAAACCCCGATGCTATCAGAAAAGTAACTGTTTTTCCTCTTCTTTCTTCAGTTCCTGGTTATTCACTCCGGTATCTTCTGAGTGGTGCACCAAAAGAGATAGGACCGGTTATCCAGAAATTATATTCTGTTTTCATGGCGCAGGACGCTCTTCTTGCGGAAATAAATCCTCTGGTAATGACTCCTGAAGGACTCTATGCAGCTGATGCAAAATTAATCCTTGATGATAATGCCCTAGCCCGTCATGGAATTTCAGAAAATCGCGATCTTTCTGAACGTGAACGTCTGGCTGCAGCCCATGGATTCTCATTTGTTGAACTGAATGGCAATATAGGGGTAATTGGTAATGGTGCAGGGCTTACAATGGCAACCGTTGATCTTATCAACCGGATGGGTGGTAAGCCAGCTAATTTCCTGGACGTCGGGGGAGGAGCCGATCGGGTCAGGGTTGCCCATGCAGTGCGACTGCTCGGCTCAATGCCAGATGTTACCGTTATCATTGTAAACCTCCTTGGTGGAATAACCAGATGTGATGAGGTGGCTGCTGGTATTATTGAAGCAGGAGTCAGTCAGCAGATTATTGTACGTCTTGCTGGGACAAATGAAGTAGAAGGAAAAGCCCTTCTTTCCTCGAAAGGGTACCGAATGCTTGATACGATGGAAGAAGCGGTGCATATTGCGGTGGAGGCTGCATCATGA
- a CDS encoding thiamine pyrophosphate-dependent enzyme gives MRDDWFREDRLPHIYCAGCGNGTIMNCVLEAVSKTGWDQTKTVFLSGIGCSSRAPGYIMTDSLHTTHGRALAFATGVKMANPSLHVVVFTGDGDLAAIGGNHFIHACRRNIDITVVCMNNHIYGMTGGQGSPTTPLGKTSTTTPYGATESPFDLVELAIAAGANYVARWTSFHVKQLTDAVLTGLQTPGFSLIEVRCQCPTSYGRRNKYREPVDYMNYLKSHAILKEKWERTGQPGDELPDDSFLVGEFVRRHRPFMGVPDEA, from the coding sequence ATGAGAGACGACTGGTTCAGAGAAGATCGCCTTCCCCATATTTATTGTGCAGGATGTGGGAATGGGACGATCATGAACTGTGTCCTGGAAGCCGTGTCAAAGACCGGATGGGATCAGACGAAAACGGTGTTTCTTTCAGGGATTGGGTGTTCATCTCGAGCACCTGGTTACATAATGACTGATTCACTTCATACAACTCATGGACGTGCATTAGCGTTTGCAACCGGAGTAAAAATGGCAAACCCATCCCTGCATGTCGTTGTGTTTACCGGGGATGGCGACCTTGCGGCAATTGGTGGAAACCACTTCATCCATGCATGCCGAAGAAATATCGATATCACTGTGGTTTGTATGAACAACCACATTTATGGCATGACTGGAGGTCAGGGTAGTCCTACAACCCCTCTCGGGAAAACTTCGACAACGACACCTTATGGTGCAACTGAATCACCGTTTGATCTTGTAGAACTGGCAATAGCAGCAGGAGCAAATTATGTTGCACGGTGGACATCATTTCATGTTAAACAACTGACTGATGCCGTACTTACCGGTCTTCAAACACCTGGTTTCTCTCTTATTGAGGTCAGGTGTCAGTGCCCGACCTCGTATGGTCGGCGGAATAAATATCGTGAGCCGGTTGATTATATGAACTACCTGAAATCCCACGCAATATTAAAGGAAAAGTGGGAGCGGACAGGACAGCCTGGTGATGAATTACCCGATGATTCGTTCCTTGTCGGAGAGTTTGTCAGAAGGCATCGTCCTTTTATGGGGGTGCCTGATGAGGCATGA
- a CDS encoding 2-oxoacid:acceptor oxidoreductase family protein — MRHEVRFSGFGGQGIILSAVILGRAAALYDQKHVVQTQVYGPEARGGASMSAVIIDDEPILFPKVRDPDTYVIMSQQGFEKYGKNSREDAIMLLDSGLVHDRPSCTWVGIPATVTAKKELGREIVANIIMLGALTTATTVVTGSALEKAILDSVPKGTEELNLKAMKRGQELGSEDGS; from the coding sequence ATGAGGCATGAGGTTCGGTTTTCAGGTTTTGGTGGTCAGGGTATCATTCTGTCTGCGGTCATTCTTGGTCGTGCAGCAGCACTCTATGATCAAAAGCATGTTGTACAGACTCAGGTGTATGGTCCGGAGGCGAGAGGTGGTGCTTCTATGAGTGCGGTCATCATTGATGATGAGCCGATTTTATTTCCAAAGGTACGGGATCCTGACACCTATGTTATCATGAGTCAGCAGGGATTTGAAAAATACGGAAAAAATTCCAGAGAAGATGCAATCATGCTCCTCGATTCTGGGCTTGTACATGATCGCCCGAGCTGTACCTGGGTTGGCATCCCGGCAACAGTTACAGCAAAAAAAGAATTAGGTCGTGAAATTGTTGCAAATATCATAATGCTCGGGGCATTAACTACTGCAACTACTGTCGTTACCGGATCGGCTCTTGAAAAAGCAATATTGGACAGTGTTCCAAAAGGAACTGAAGAATTGAATTTGAAAGCGATGAAACGAGGTCAGGAGTTAGGATCGGAGGACGGTTCATAA
- a CDS encoding fumarate hydratase, producing the protein MSVSGDPAFLKSLSDATWKAVRDAEINLPPDVKTRLEHAHRNESVLVARKELENILENIRLAEERSAPLCQDTGIPVMYVTIPPGFSWSPEMEQAVHEGIKKATNDVPLRPNLVHPLTRENTRTNTGLEMPPVHVCTGDRFTITALPKGAGSENVSRIHMMNPSEKGSIPRFIVETMLKAGGRPCPPVFLGVGVGGTFDKAASLAKEALLEPVDSMTEYEQDICDQVNRLGIGPMGLGGDTTCLVVKVKFAGCHTASLPVAVNIQCWAARRATVEVSL; encoded by the coding sequence ATGTCTGTTTCCGGTGATCCTGCATTCCTGAAATCTCTATCTGATGCTACCTGGAAGGCAGTCAGGGACGCTGAGATAAATCTTCCTCCTGATGTGAAGACCCGGCTGGAACACGCTCATCGTAATGAATCTGTTCTGGTTGCCAGAAAGGAACTTGAAAATATTTTAGAAAACATCCGGCTGGCAGAAGAACGATCAGCTCCACTCTGTCAGGATACCGGAATACCTGTGATGTATGTCACCATACCTCCTGGTTTTTCCTGGTCACCTGAGATGGAACAAGCCGTGCATGAAGGGATAAAAAAGGCAACAAATGATGTTCCTTTACGGCCGAACCTCGTTCATCCATTAACCAGGGAAAATACCCGGACAAACACCGGCCTTGAGATGCCACCAGTTCATGTATGTACTGGTGACCGGTTTACCATCACGGCATTACCAAAAGGAGCTGGTTCAGAGAATGTGTCCCGCATCCACATGATGAATCCGTCAGAAAAAGGTTCGATTCCACGATTCATTGTTGAGACCATGCTGAAAGCCGGTGGCCGACCCTGTCCTCCGGTTTTTCTGGGAGTTGGTGTCGGAGGAACATTTGATAAAGCTGCTTCCCTTGCAAAAGAAGCATTATTAGAACCGGTTGATTCTATGACTGAGTACGAACAGGATATTTGTGACCAGGTAAACCGGCTCGGGATTGGACCGATGGGACTCGGTGGTGATACAACCTGCCTTGTTGTCAAAGTTAAGTTCGCTGGTTGTCATACCGCATCACTTCCGGTAGCGGTAAATATTCAATGCTGGGCAGCACGGCGTGCAACGGTGGAGGTTTCTCTATGA
- a CDS encoding FumA C-terminus/TtdB family hydratase beta subunit yields MKHLTTPLGEEILDLKAGEMVTLSGIVYTARDEAHLHIMEHGFPFDPHGAVLYHCGPVIQDNRIVVAGPTTSARMNPLTGFMIDAGIRGIIGKGGMSAHVRDQLRGRAVYFAFTGGCANLAAARMNLTGVHYSELGMAEAVWIIELDKLPLTVAMDAHGGDLFAVVEGHAHEVFQGMYPTSTTGI; encoded by the coding sequence ATGAAACATCTGACAACGCCTCTCGGTGAAGAGATTTTAGATCTGAAAGCCGGAGAAATGGTTACCCTTTCCGGAATTGTGTATACTGCACGTGATGAAGCTCACCTCCATATCATGGAGCATGGTTTTCCTTTTGATCCCCATGGAGCTGTATTATATCATTGCGGCCCGGTAATCCAGGACAACCGCATTGTCGTTGCAGGACCGACCACTTCGGCAAGAATGAATCCCCTGACCGGTTTTATGATTGATGCAGGTATCAGAGGTATCATAGGAAAAGGTGGGATGTCTGCTCATGTCAGAGATCAGCTCAGGGGAAGAGCAGTATATTTCGCTTTTACCGGAGGGTGTGCAAATCTTGCTGCTGCCCGAATGAATCTGACTGGTGTTCATTATTCTGAACTTGGTATGGCAGAAGCAGTATGGATTATTGAGCTGGATAAGCTTCCGCTTACGGTTGCAATGGATGCTCATGGTGGAGATCTCTTTGCGGTGGTTGAGGGGCATGCACATGAAGTATTTCAGGGTATGTATCCAACCAGTACGACCGGAATATGA
- a CDS encoding 50S ribosomal protein L16, whose translation MVRKPNSMYRNLAKKAYTRKEYMGGIPGVKVVHFDMGNLTSEFPMEVSLVVDESCQIRHSALEAARMSINRKLNKELGRMNYHLKLRTYPHHVLRENKQATGAGADRVSQGMRLAFGKAVGTAARVQQNQKIFSVFSNPAGVEKIKDALRHGGHKLPSPTHLEIKMKPEA comes from the coding sequence ATGGTCAGAAAACCAAACAGCATGTACAGAAACCTTGCGAAGAAGGCCTATACTCGCAAGGAATATATGGGAGGTATCCCCGGGGTTAAAGTCGTTCACTTTGATATGGGGAACCTGACAAGCGAATTTCCAATGGAAGTTTCCCTGGTTGTGGATGAGAGTTGTCAGATTCGTCATTCTGCTCTTGAAGCAGCCCGTATGAGCATTAACAGAAAGTTGAACAAGGAACTGGGACGTATGAACTACCACCTGAAACTGCGGACCTATCCACATCATGTCCTGCGTGAAAACAAACAGGCAACTGGTGCTGGTGCTGACCGTGTGTCACAGGGGATGCGCCTTGCATTTGGAAAGGCAGTAGGTACTGCAGCCCGTGTCCAGCAAAACCAGAAGATCTTTTCAGTCTTCTCAAACCCTGCAGGTGTTGAGAAGATTAAGGATGCACTTCGTCATGGTGGACACAAACTCCCGTCTCCGACTCATCTCGAAATCAAGATGAAACCGGAAGCCTGA